From Candidatus Leptovillus gracilis, the proteins below share one genomic window:
- a CDS encoding class I SAM-dependent methyltransferase, giving the protein MNEFSLPAQPLLAEQANWLAPARGRLLRRVSVARRRRILDLGAGYGAVTGELARRGGGSVVALDREVTAVAAALAQTPALNVGGDALALPFKRAAFDLVFCQCVLLWVGDVATAVAQIHRVLQPGGVLIALEPDYPAMMEYPPESAVGDIWLTALRRVGAEPAVGRKLPGALAAQGFEVTVDLLERLERPSPTRFDFLRTLPLTPDEQAALNRAETAARHLSQPWEHIAHLPFLLITAERP; this is encoded by the coding sequence ATGAACGAATTTTCTCTCCCCGCGCAGCCACTGCTGGCAGAGCAGGCCAACTGGCTGGCCCCGGCGCGGGGACGGCTGCTGCGCCGGGTGAGTGTGGCGCGGCGGCGGCGGATTTTGGACCTGGGGGCGGGTTATGGCGCGGTGACGGGGGAATTGGCGCGGCGCGGCGGCGGGTCGGTGGTGGCGTTGGACCGGGAAGTAACGGCCGTTGCCGCAGCGTTAGCCCAAACCCCCGCTCTGAATGTCGGCGGCGACGCCCTGGCATTGCCTTTCAAACGCGCCGCGTTTGACCTGGTGTTTTGCCAATGTGTGCTGTTGTGGGTGGGGGACGTGGCAACGGCCGTCGCCCAAATTCATCGCGTTCTGCAGCCGGGCGGCGTCCTTATCGCCCTGGAGCCAGATTACCCAGCCATGATGGAGTACCCCCCGGAAAGCGCCGTCGGCGACATCTGGTTGACGGCGCTGCGGCGGGTCGGCGCGGAGCCGGCAGTTGGCCGCAAACTGCCCGGCGCGCTGGCGGCCCAGGGTTTTGAGGTGACAGTGGATTTACTGGAACGGCTGGAACGGCCGTCGCCCACCCGCTTCGACTTCTTACGCACCCTACCCCTCACGCCAGATGAACAAGCGGCGCTAAACCGGGCCGAAACGGCCGCTCGCCATCTATCGCAGCCCTGGGAGCATATCGCCCACCTGCCCTTCCTGCTCATCACAGCGGAACGGCCGTAA